CAAATGTTCGCTGCCTAATTCAGCAGCTACTTTTTCAGATTGTTCTTTATTAATATCAGCTGTAACAACAAAAGCGCCTGCTTCTGCTAAAGCGCTGCAATGTTCTTTTCCAATCAAACCACAAGCGCCCGTAACAATAGCTACTTTACCTTTCAACGAAAACATGTTCTTATCCATTAACCGCTTTTGTTTTAGGTTTAGTGTTGAAGTTGCTTACTTTTCTAAACACAGCTTCTACCGGTTTGCCACGTAATGAACTTGCTACAGTATTATTTGCAATTGCATCTTTCAATAATGGCAATACTTCACGATATACTTTTAATGTATAATCAATATCAGCATCAGTGTGACTAAAGCTCATATTGTGGAAACCACCCCACAAGATCCCTCTCTTGATCATTTCTTGCTGAACAAAAGATTTTACTTCCAATCCGTTGCCTGCGCTTGCATCAAACGTAACCATTGAACGGCAATCATAACCAACACATTTAGTGTATTGTGCTACGCCAACTTCTTCCGCAATTTTATTATAACCGTCTTTTAATAATTTTCCTTTGGTTGCTAAATATGCAGGAACGTTTTGATCGATCATTTCCTGGATAGTAGTAACAGCCGCTGCTAAAGACAATGCTTCACCACCAAATGTGGTAAAGAAAAACACTTCTTCATTGAAAAGATTCATGATGTCTTTTCTTCCTGTCAACAAAGAAATAGGCATACCATTCGCAAATGCTTTTGAGTAACAAGCCAGATCAGCCTTTACATCGAAATACTCCTGTGCACCACCAACAGCTACACGAAAACCTGTCCACATTTCATCGAATATCAACAACGTTCCGTTTGCTTCGCAAACAGCTTTCAATTCTTTTAAGAAATCATTTTTTGGAGCCTCAAATACAAAAGGTTCCAATATCACGCAAGCCGTATCTTCATCCAATGCATTCTTTACTGATTCAATATCGTTGTAATCAAAAGTTGAAGTCAGTTCTTTTATTTCTTCGGGAATACCGCTGTTGCGGCTTGTTACAGAAATATACCAATCGTGCCAGCCATGATAACCGCAGCACAAAACTTTCTTTCTTCCTGTATATGCTCTCGCTACACGAATAGCAGCGCTGGTAACATCTGCACCGGTTTTGCTGATACGGATCGATTCTGCATTCGGAATAATTTTATGTATCAATTCTGCAAACACCACTTCCAGTTCGTGCATCATTGAAAAAGTAATGCCATCTTTTAATTGCTCGATAATCGCATTATCAACTTTATCATAACCATAACCTAATGACAAAGGACCGATCGCCATATTGTAATCGATATATTCATTGCCATCAACATCCCACACACGGGCGCCTTTACCTTTCTTTAAATATTTTGGAGCTACGCCGTTGATATATTGTCCCGGGCCTTTCGCCAATGTTTGTGTAACAGGTGTCATTATATTCACTGCACGGTCGTACAATTTATTCGACTCAACTATTGATGGATAATTTTCATTAAAAGCAACTTTGTTTGCCATAATTATTTTATTGATGTTGATTGTAATTGATTCTTAATTTTTGCTGCAATTTTTTCAGGAGTAAATCCTTCGTATTCCAACACATGATTTAATAAAGCCGGTTTAAACCATTTATCCTGTAACGATAATGGCAGCACATTAGCAGTTAATTTTTTGCTTAATAATAGTTCTGCCAAGATTGAATATAAACCTCCGGTTAAAAAATGGTCTTCTACTGTTACAATAAGCTCACTATTCAATACAGCTTTGATGATCGCTTCTTCATCAATTGGTTTTAATGAACGTAAGTTGATCAATCCAACTGATAAACCTTCTTTCTCCAGCAATTCTTTTGCTTTCAATGCATTTTCAAATAAAAAGCCATACACTAAAATGGTTATATCTTTTCCTTCGCTGATTGTTTCTGCTTTACCGGGAACATAAGGTGCGTGTGTATACGAAGATGGTTTGTGATTGATACGAACATATGCCGGAGAAGGTGATAACCAAACATCAGGCAACATCTTTACCAGGTCATCTTCATCAGCAGGCGCATACACTTCCATACCTGGAATACCACGCATGATGGCAACGTCTTCAATAGCCTGGTGTGTAGGTCCGTTTCCATCGGATAAAAAACCCGGAATAAAGCCACTCAATTTAACAGGTAAATTCGCAATACCCACATCGGTACGAATAAACTCATACGCACGCATGGTTAAAAAAGGTGCCAAGGCATGAATTACAGGTATGCGTCCCCGTGAGGCAAGTCCTGCAGCCATGCCTACCATTGTTTGTTCGGTAATACCTGTATCTATAAAACGACTGCCCAATGTTTTCGGCATGTTGCGAACCAACGCCCTGTTTTCGGCAGTCATCACAATAAAACGCTCATCTTCCAATGCCATTTTCGTCAATAGTTCTTCGTAGTTCATTTATCTTACTATTAAAGTTTCTGATTCTAATAATGCTTTTGCAGTTCCGTGTAGTTCATTTAGCAATTGGCTTGCTTCATCTTTTGTAAATGAGCAGAACCAGCGATCAGCACGGGCTTCAATGCTTGGCAGCCCTTTACCACGAACAGTATCGGCAATTACCACATTTACATTTTTGCCATAAGGCAATGAGGTAAACACTTCTTCCAATGCATTAAAATCGTGACCGTTTATTCTTTTTACGTTGCAACCAAAAGCTGCAAATTTATCATCCAATGATTCCAACGGAATTAATTCTTCTGTACGAATGTTTGCCTGGAACTGGTTCCTGTCAACCAAGATGGTTAAGTTATTTAAGTTGTAGGCATTGGCTACTAATAATGTTTCCCAAACGCTTCCTTCATTTAACTCTCCATCACCGGTGATCACTACAATATGATTGTCTTGATTTTTCAATTTGCAATCCAATGCAATACCCGCAGCTACGGCAGGTAAATGCCCTAACGAACCTGAATGGAATTCAACACCAGGAATATTCCTGTTCGGATGCCAGTAAATAGAATCGTTCGTTAATAAATGATTATCCAATCTTGCTTTATCAATAAACCCTAATTCTGCTAATGTACCGTACATTGCAGGTACATCATGCCCTTTTGATAAGAACAAGTAATTGCGATTAGGATCTTTTAATGTTTCTGGTTCTAAGTCTAAAAATTCGCTGTATAAATAAGTCATCAGTTCCACACAGGAAAGAGAAGCGCCGATAAAGCACCCGCCGGTGGCAGACATGGCAATGATATGCTCTCTTACTTTTAATGACAACTCTTGAAGTGATTGCAGTTTTTCTTCTGTCATAATTATTTTTCTAAGATCTTAGTTTGAGATTGATTAACGGTTTTTAATTCATCCAAATGATTGCGATACCAGTTTACACCGGCAAAATCTTTGTTGATATTGTAAATGTCTTTGCGTTCATCGAGCAATTTTAAAATGTCTTCTATGGTAAAAAGCGGATTGCGGGGAAATAATTCCGCAAAGATAGCCTTAATAAATAAATAGTCTTCCTTGTAATCGATAGTAAAACGGTGTGTCATGGAATAGTCAATACCCCCATCCATTTCCACATTTCCGATGCGAAATTGTTCCGGACGTTCCCAAATATAAGGAGTAGTATGTTCCCGCTCCAGTTGCTTATCAGCCTTTTCCCATGCGGTTTTCAGCACAGCCATCGTCATTATTTCCACATCATTTCCATCCGGGTAAGTAGCAGGATGCAGGTTGCTCACAAAATCATACTTATCCATATTGTTAAGAAAAAATGAAATTACTTTATCGATCACTTTTAGATCGATCAATGGGCAGTCACTTGGGATTTTTATTGCTACATCAGCGTTATATTTTAAAGCTGCCTGGTAATGCCTGTCCAACAGATCATTCATATCGCCACGATAGCATTCAATATTTTCCTTTTGACAAATTTCTTCGATCAGGTCATCGCTTGTATCTGTTGTTGTTGCAACAACAACAGTTCCGCTCAATTCTGCCGCTTTAACTCTTTCTACCTGGCGTACAAAAAGCGACTTGCCTTCCAGCAACATGGTTACTTTATCGGGCAGACGAGATGAGCTTCTGCGTGTTTGAATGATGGTTACTATGTTTGTTGCTTTCACTTTTATATTTTTTTCTCACAAAGTACACTAAGGTTTCCTTGTGATCACTGCGTCTCTGTGAGACATTTATGCGTACTGCATCTTCGACGACCTATACTTATCTAAAAACTCCTTTTTGCTGCCTTCAAATTCAATATAACTCCTGCAAATATCTGCTATGTTGGCAGCAGATTTTCCTGCATTTTGAACGGGCGCTAACTGTTTCAATTTCTCCACATCAAAATAAGAATGTACTTTTTTACCCAAGGCAATACCAATATATACAACAGTTGAATATTGCGTAATTAATTCATCACAATTAGCGATCATATGATCTGTATTGCCATCCGTAAATATCAACGTATTTGCCGGGGCATTCTCTTTAATTTCAGCAATCGCTCTTTCCTTATTTTCGTTTGGATGAAGTTTGAATAATAACTGTCGTCCATTGGCAACCTGCACACAATCACGAATAAACTTAGGGCGATCTTCTTTCTTAAATGTTTCTCTGATATCTGAAGTTGCCACCATCACATATCCATGATGCGGAAAATCATTTTGCAACAATGCCTGGCAGTTATCGTAATTAGGCATTCCTGTAATAAGTATTTTACCGGCATTGGTGCCTAACTCTGTAAATTGCTTTTTATATCCTTCCGATGCTGCGCAATAAATATCACAGATATTAGCACTACCGTTAAATGCAGTACTTGCTGCAAAATATCCGGGCAAATTAAGCGCATGGGTTATTTTGCCCCAGGTTGTAATAGGGTCAGTCATTCCTTCCTGTACCCAGATCGTTTTTAATTTTCTCAATTCTTTGGTTACGATAAGATCTGAACAAAGCACTACCAGGTCGTATTGGTTATTAAAAACAGATGCGGCATAATCGTTGGGTAAATGATGTTCTGTAAGATAAGCATCCGCTTTTCTTCTAAATTCCCCCGCTAAGATGGTTGTATCTAAAAATCCTTTTTTTACTGCAAAATTTACAATAGGATGTTTGCTGTATATCTGACTGTAATAGCAATCATATTCCGAAAGTTCAGATGCGATTTTGTGCATCTGGGAGGTCTGGTTGGGCGAACCAATGATAAAAAGGATCTTTTTTTTCGACATAAAAAACTTTGCAAAGGTAGAACCTAAAACGATTAAAGCGAAGGAATGTTTTAAAATGTCGATAATTCGTAAAATGCCTGCCTATCAGCGTTTTGCGATGAATTTCGTACGAAACAGTTGGGTTTAAATATAATTTCTATACATTCGCACCGCATTTGGTTCTTAATCGCTGCAAAGCGATGGATTAAAAGGGAATTCCGGTGTAAGTCCGGAGCTATCCCCGTAGCTGTAATGCCGCAGTTTTATAACAACTTTTGAATAACTGCATTCCACTGTCTGTATTTAAGCAAGATGGGAAGGAAATTCAAAAGGCGGCAAAGCCAGAAGACCTGCCAGGCGCAAATTTTATTCAACGAGCTTTCGGGTGAAAAGCCGGGATGAAACAAGTCTGCTGCAGAGGCTTTCTTTCATTTCACATCTTTCATTTTTGAAGGTTCATTCTTTAACTTTTAAACTCAAAAAGAATGAGCAGAAAAATTTTAACACTAGTTGCAATGTTTGCAACAGTTCAATCATTTGCACAAACAGACACTTTGCCCCTTAAAAACCTGGATGAAGTGATCTTTACCGCTAATAAGGTAGAGCAAAAGCAGAATACCACCGGTAAAGTGGTAACTGTTATTACTAAAGATCAGATTGACAAAAGCACAGGAAAATCTGTTGCGGAAGTATTGAATGAACAAGCCGGAGTAGTAATTAACGGCGCTTACAGCTCTCCCGGAACTGTACAAAATGTTTATATGCGTGGCGCTTCTACCGGACGTGTATTGATATTGATGGATGGCATCCCGGTGAATGATCCATCGCAGATCAATAATGATTTTGATCTAAATTTATTTTCTATCAACGATGTAGAACGCATTGAAATTTGTAAAGGCGCTCAATCAACTTTATACGGTAGCGATGCCATTGCCGGTGTGATCAACATTATCACCATAAAGAAAAATGTAGATAAGCCATTTAACGTAAATGCAACGGCAGCAGGTGGTTCTTACAATACATGGAAAGGCAATTTGCAACTGTATGGTAAAGCGGGCAAACTCAGTTATACTGCACGTTATGCTAAATTAAAAACAGATGGATTTTCGGCTGCCTTAGATACTGCGGCTGTTAAAACGTTTGATAAAGACGGATACAATGGAGATGCCATGAATGGCGCTGTTCAATTCCAGGCTACAAAAAATCTATTGCTTAAATCGTATGTTTTATACAGCCAATATAAAACCGATTTGGATGCAAGCGGTTTTGTGGATGACAAATTTTATTATGTAAAAAATGACCTGTTATCAACAGGGGGTGGTTTCCAATTTAAAAATGATGTGGTAACGCTTACAGGTAATTATCAATTCACGCAAACCAACCGTAAGTTTAACAGGGATAGTTTGGATAAAAATGTATTTGGTTATTTTATCGATAATAAATATTTCGCAAAAACAAATTTTGTTGAATTGTATGCAAGCATAAAATTAGGCGGAGGATTTACATTGTTACAAGGAGCAGATTATCGTTATGGTTCTATGAATAACGATTACTATTCTGTAAGCTCCTACGGACCTTATTCCAGTTCATTCAGCGATACTTCCATGAGTCAGGGCTCTATGTACGCTTCATTGTTGTATAATTCTAATAAATTGAATGTTGAGCTGGGCGGAAGGTTAAATGTGCATTCACGTTATGGAACCAACTACACATATACTTTCAATCCATCTTATGCAATTGATCAGCATAACAGGATTTTTGGAAGTATTGCCAGCGGATTTAAAGCACCAAGCTTGTATCAACTGTTTGTAGCTTATTATGGCAATCCTTTGTTACAGCCAGAAAAATCGGTTAACTATGAATTGGGCTTTGAACAGCAATATAAAAAGTTCAATCACCGCATTGGATTTTTCTATAGGGATATTGATAATGGTATTGATTTCAATAATGTTACTTCACAATATTTTAATTATGTAGGACAGATAGTAAGAGGACTTGAATATGAAGTGAACGTTCATCCTACAAAACAATTAAGCATTTCAGGAAATTATACGTATACAAGCGGTACGGAAAACTCTCAAAGTAGATTAACGAATAATGATACTTCATATAGCTATTTATTGAAACGCCCAAAGAACACCTTTAATATCAATGTAGGTTATCAGTTATTAAATGGCTTATATGCAAGCATCAACGGTAAATATACCGGCAGCGCTTTTGATCTGGGAGGATACCAGGTGCCTGATGTGCAATTGAACAATTATTTCTTACTAAGCTTTTACGCAGAGTATAAATTTAAAAAATACCTTACTGTTTTCGGCAATCTGAAAAACATCACAGATGCTAAATTTTCAGAAGTGTATGGATACGGTACACAAGGATTTAATTTCCTGGTAGGAGTTAAGTTCAGCTATTAATTACTTTCATTTTTTAGTTGTCCCCGGGCACAATAACCCGGGGATTTTTATTGCCTTTTTTACGGGAACGTTGCCGTAGCTTATCTTTTGCAGAAATGCGATTTTATCTATATTCGCTCCATAAATTACTTGACAATGAAAAAACTTTTGCTTCCCGTATTCGGATTACTATGTGTTGCTTACTATGGTTGTGATAAAGATGATACAACCACCAAACCTACAGCTTGTGTTAATGTAGATGTTGTTGATTCTGTGAAATTAATTCCGGTTATTTCTACATACATCACTGCGCAATTAGATTCATTAGCAGATCAATCTCAAAGAGCTGATGATAGCGTTTATTTGTATAGCAAATCAGATTCTATAGCAAAGATTGTTATTAATAACGCGGTTGCAGTAAACGATCTTACTCTTTTCAGAAGTCTCGGCGATTTAGAAGCAGTATATAATCAACCCATCTATTTTACTTATTGCGGAAGCGCTTCTAATTACAAAAGTATTTACACAGGCGATGCAGGACATATATATGCTGATACTCTTAATCAACCCAATGCAGGAACGGGCGTAAGCTTTCAGGGAAGCATCTATCCTTATGCTTATGGCTTACCTGATACATTCCGTGTAGCTGTTGTAGCTACTAATGTTAGCGATATTGGCTCGCAAGTATTGCAAAGTGTAGATGAAAAATCGTTTATCTTAAAATAGACTATAAAAATATTTGATATTTCAAAGGCTGATTCTTCAAAATCAGCCTTTTTTATTTTGTCACATTTGTCAACAACTTCTATTGAATTTGAAAACTCAGGCGGGCAGAGACTTCCGAAAAATTCAATGGTTTTTTTCAACATTTCGTTAATAAGTCCTTCACGAAAATTTAATATTGTATTGTAACGTTGTAGTGCATTTATGGTTGCGGCAAGTTTTTCAAACAAAGCCGTATTAAAAGGGAATCCGGTCGTACTCCGGAACTGTCCCCGCAGCTGTGAGTTCTTGGTAAAAGAAGGATCGTTGCAAAACAAATCTTTTACAACTTTTAATCAACAAGCCACTGTTTATGGTAGTGAGAGCTTGGTAAACGGGAAGGCAATTAAAAGATAGAATAAGTCAGAAGACCTGCCATAAATTCAAAAATCAAGAGTCATAATGCTTTCGGGTGAAGGGCAATGTACTGATACATGTCTAAGGGACTTTTTCTCTTTTGTATTCAGTGGTTTTTCTTCAAGAGCAGTTAGTTTGTTCAAGTATAAATAATTGTGCTATGCAGTACGAAAATGAGATCTTATTGAAAGAAAACAAAGACCGCTTTGTAATTCTTCCTATCAACTATCCCAAAGTGTGGGAGTTGTATAAAAAACATGAAGCGAGTTTTTGGACTGCCGAAGAAATTGATCTAAGTGCAGATCTAAAAGACTGGGCAAGCTTGAATGATGGCGAGCGTCATTTCATTTCGCATGTACTTGCTTTTTTTGCTGCAAGTGATGGAATAGTGAATGAGAACCTGGCAGTGAACTTTATGAGTGAAGTACAGTTACCTGAAGCAAGATGTTTCTATGGCTTTCAGATAATGATGGAAAATATTCATAGCGAAACCTATGCGTTGCTGATCGATACATATATTAAGAATCCCGATGAAAAGCATAAGCTGTTTCATGCTATAGATACCGTGCCCGCAGTAAAAAAGAAAGCCGAATGGGCTTTACGCTGGATCGAGAACGGAAGCTTTGCAGAAAGATTGGTAGCGTTTGCTGCAGTAGAAGGTATTTTCTTCAGTGGAAGCTTTTGTTCTATTTTCTGGTTGAAGAAAAGAGGCTTAATGCCGGGATTGACTTTCAGTAATGAATTAATAAGCAGGGACGAAGGGTTGCATTGTGAATTTGCGTGCTTATTATACAGCATGCTGCAAAATAAAATGACGCAGGACGAAGTGTATTCTATTATTAAAGATGCTGTAACGATAGAAAAAGAATTCATCACCGAAGCATTACCGGTTGACCTGATCGGAATGAATGCTAAGCTGATGCAACAATATATTGAGTTTGTTGCTGATCGTTGGTTAAGTGAATTGGGGTATGCTAAGATATACAACACTACTAACCCGTTCGATTTTATGGAGATGATCTCATTACAAGGCAAAACCAACTTTTTTGAAAAAAGAGTGGGCGATTACCAAAAAGCCGGAGTGATGAATACCACGGAAACGCAGACGTTCTCATTGGATGAAGAATTTTAGAAGTGAATAGTGAATGGTGAAAACAAAGATTTCTCCATTCGCTATTCACCATTAATATATACTAAACCATTAAACCCCATTGCTATGCATGTAATTAAAAGAAACGGTAAAACCGAGTCCGTAAAATTTGACAAAGTAACTGCACGTATAGAGAAACTTTCCTACGGCTTAAGCCCGATGGTGAATGTAATTGATGTTGCCAAAAAAACAATTGAAGGTATTTATGAAGGTGTACCTACAACGGAGCTGGATAATCTTGCGGCAGAAACAGCAGCATCATTAACGATTACACATCCTGACTACGCAATCCTGGCTTCACGTATTGCCATTAGCAACCTGCATAAAAATACAGTAAAATCGTTTTCAGCAACCATGCGTAAGCTGCATAATTATACCGATGATAAAACCGGTAAGCTTATGCCATTGATTGCAGATGATGTAATGCAAATAATAGAAGACAATGCTGACTTATTAGACAGCACTATTATATACGATCGTGATTTTGGTTTTGATTATTTTGGTTTTAAAACCATAGAAAAATCCTACCTCTTACGCATCAACGGAAAAATTGCTGAACGCCCGCAACAAATGTATATGCGTGTAGCGATCGGTATTCATAAAGCAGACATTGAAAGTGCCATCAAAACCTATCATTTGATGAGCGAACGTTGGTTTACACATGCAACACCAACATTGTTCAACGCAGGTACACCTAAACCACAGATGAGTTCTTGTTTCTTATTAACAATGAAAGAAGACAGCATTGATGGTATTTACGATACATTAAAACAGACGGCAAAAATTTCGCAAAGCGCCGGTGGTATCGGTTTAGCTATTCATAACATTCGTGCAACGGGAAGCTATATTGGCGGCACTAACGGAACAAGCAATGGCATCATTCCAATGTTGCGTGTTTTCAATGATACGGCTCGTTATGTAGATCAAGGCGGCGGTAAACGCAAAGGTGCATTCGCCGTTTATTTAGAGCCATGGCATGCAGATGTGTTCGAATTTTTGGATCTGAGAAAAAATCATGGTAAAGAAGAATTAAGAGCAAGAGATTTATTTTATGCACTATGGATCTGTGATCTGTTTATGAAGCGTGTAGAAGGAAATGGAGAATGGAGTTTGTTCTGTCCGAATGAAGCACCGGGCTTGAGCGAATGTTGGGGCAAAGAATTTGAAGACCTCTATACCAAATACGAAAAAGAAGGACGTGCAAGAAAAACAATTAAAGCACAAGAGCTTTGGTTTAAAATATTAGAATCTCAAATTGAAACAGGAACACCTTATTTGTTGTATAAAGATGCTGCCAACAGCAAAAGCAACCAGCAAAATTTAGGAACAATTAAAAGCAGCAATCTTTGTACAGAGATCATCGAATACACTTCTCCTGATGAAGTAGCGGTTTGTAATTTAGCATCTCTGGCATTACCTCGTTTTGTAATTGATGGGAAATTCGATCATCAAAAATTGTATGATGTTACATACCAGGTTACAAAAAATTTGAACGCTGTTATTGACAATAATTATTACCCTGTTGAAGAAGCAAGAAACTCCAACTTGCGCCATCGCCCGGTTGGACTGGGTGTGCAAGGTTTAGCGGATGTATTCATCTTATTGCGTTTGCCATTTGAAAGTGACCTGGCAAAGATGTTGAATAAGAACATTTTTGAAACCATTTATTTCGCTGCAATGACAGCAAGTAAAGACCTGGCAAAAATTGATGGCGCTTATGAAACGTTTAAAGGATCACCAACCTCACAAGGCATCTTCCAGTTTGATATGTGGGGTGTAACACCAAGCGACCGTTGGGATTGGGAAACACTGCGTGAAGAAGTTAAAACACATGGTGTAAGAAATTCTTTATTGGTAGCCCCAATGCCTACTGCATCTACATCGCAGATATTAGGCAACAACGAATGTTTTGAACCATATACTTCTAACATCTATACCAGAAGAGTATTGAGTGGCGAATTTATTATCGTAAACAAGCACCTGTTAAAAGACCTGGTTAGCCTTGGTTTATGGAATAATACAATGAAAAATAAGATCATTGCTGCGAATGGCTCTGTTCAAAACATCGATGAAATACCTTCAGATATTAAAGAGTTATATAAAACTGTTTGGGAGATCAAACAACGCAATATCATTGATATGGCCGCAGACAGAGGTGCTTATATCTGTCAATCGCAATCGTTGAATTTGTTTGTTGATAGTCCATCAACATCTAAATTAACTTCTATGCATTTTTACGCATGGAAAAAAGGATTGAAAACCGGTATGTATTACCTGCGTTCACAAGCAGCAACACAAGCAGTACAGTTTACGGTTGAAAAGCAAGCGAACATACAAGTAGAAATCCCAACAGCAAAAGTTAGTGCTCAGACTGAAACAACCAATGATGTAGAACCTACACAAGCTGATGGTCCGGTTTGTACCATGCAGGACGGATGTATCAGTTGTGGTTCTTAATTTATTTTTATCGATAATGAAAAAGGCTGTTCAAATGAACAGCCTTTTTGTTAGAATAACTTTTTTCCATCATTTAGACTATAGCTTCTCTTTTAATATTTTTTGCAACGAATATGGAACTTCAGAATTATGAGTTTTTCCATTCCAAATATCATATTCAAAAGAAAGATTGGGGTATTTCTTTGTATCGAAGAACTCTTTTGCCTGTTTAGTACTGTTTACTATTTTATTGAACTTTTCTTTCGATCCTGCTGTGAAATAGATATATATATTGTTAGTAAAACCGTCGTGGATTTTATTGAATTTATAAATGGAATAATTGTCAACCCACAAAGCAGGGCTCAATGCAAAATATTTTGAGAATAAATTATCATCTTTAAATAAACAGTAAAAAGCAAATAACCCACCTAATGAATGCCCGATAATAGAATTGCTATCAGTATAGGTTTTAAACTTTTTATTGATGGAAGGCACCAACTCTTCTTTTAAAAAAGAATAAAATTTTTCAGCTTGCCCATAATTTTTATTGCCTCGGACTATATTATTTTCTTTTATTGAAGGAAATATAAAATCTCTACGA
The Ferruginibacter albus DNA segment above includes these coding regions:
- a CDS encoding ribonucleoside-diphosphate reductase subunit alpha, with amino-acid sequence MNGENKDFSIRYSPLIYTKPLNPIAMHVIKRNGKTESVKFDKVTARIEKLSYGLSPMVNVIDVAKKTIEGIYEGVPTTELDNLAAETAASLTITHPDYAILASRIAISNLHKNTVKSFSATMRKLHNYTDDKTGKLMPLIADDVMQIIEDNADLLDSTIIYDRDFGFDYFGFKTIEKSYLLRINGKIAERPQQMYMRVAIGIHKADIESAIKTYHLMSERWFTHATPTLFNAGTPKPQMSSCFLLTMKEDSIDGIYDTLKQTAKISQSAGGIGLAIHNIRATGSYIGGTNGTSNGIIPMLRVFNDTARYVDQGGGKRKGAFAVYLEPWHADVFEFLDLRKNHGKEELRARDLFYALWICDLFMKRVEGNGEWSLFCPNEAPGLSECWGKEFEDLYTKYEKEGRARKTIKAQELWFKILESQIETGTPYLLYKDAANSKSNQQNLGTIKSSNLCTEIIEYTSPDEVAVCNLASLALPRFVIDGKFDHQKLYDVTYQVTKNLNAVIDNNYYPVEEARNSNLRHRPVGLGVQGLADVFILLRLPFESDLAKMLNKNIFETIYFAAMTASKDLAKIDGAYETFKGSPTSQGIFQFDMWGVTPSDRWDWETLREEVKTHGVRNSLLVAPMPTASTSQILGNNECFEPYTSNIYTRRVLSGEFIIVNKHLLKDLVSLGLWNNTMKNKIIAANGSVQNIDEIPSDIKELYKTVWEIKQRNIIDMAADRGAYICQSQSLNLFVDSPSTSKLTSMHFYAWKKGLKTGMYYLRSQAATQAVQFTVEKQANIQVEIPTAKVSAQTETTNDVEPTQADGPVCTMQDGCISCGS
- a CDS encoding alpha/beta hydrolase, producing the protein MKFISILFFNLLLASVSFGQFNTQKETIYSKNAGDSFNIYVSLPQNFNTNNAYKVVYYCDAGLKSGKYLRRLIAGSEFNESLKATIFVGIGHIGNYHVLRRRDFIFPSIKENNIVRGNKNYGQAEKFYSFLKEELVPSINKKFKTYTDSNSIIGHSLGGLFAFYCLFKDDNLFSKYFALSPALWVDNYSIYKFNKIHDGFTNNIYIYFTAGSKEKFNKIVNSTKQAKEFFDTKKYPNLSFEYDIWNGKTHNSEVPYSLQKILKEKL